In [Leptolyngbya] sp. PCC 7376, a genomic segment contains:
- a CDS encoding cysteine desulfurase-like protein, whose product MSFDIDWIRQQFPALTQKHNGQPVIFFDGPGGTQVPNSVISAMTNYLVHSNANAHGAFITSERTDATITAAREAMADFLGCDGDEIVFGANMTSLTFRFSRAIARELKAGDEIVVTRLDHDANVAPWMALEEKEVVVRMVDINPSDCTLDMADLEKKVGDRTKLIAVVYASNASGSVNNIPAIVRLAHQVGAWVFVDAVHYAPHGSIDVRAMDCDFLVCSAYKFFGPHVGILYGKRKHLARLRPYKVRPAADVVPSRWETGTLNFEGLAGVIGTIDYLTELGRRVSSARGDRHALLVAALDATRQYERKLCEHLVMGLLQISGVTIYGITELVHFDWRVPTVSIHLQGYTPYELAKALGDRDIFTWHGNVYALNLTERLGIESKGGFLRIGLVHYNTLAEIDRLLATLQAIAPKLSLIIPALL is encoded by the coding sequence ATGTCTTTTGATATTGATTGGATTCGCCAACAGTTCCCAGCACTAACCCAGAAACACAATGGGCAACCCGTCATCTTTTTCGATGGGCCGGGTGGGACACAGGTCCCTAATTCAGTGATTTCAGCGATGACAAACTATCTGGTGCACTCGAACGCCAATGCCCACGGTGCTTTTATCACGAGTGAACGTACCGATGCCACCATCACAGCGGCAAGGGAGGCGATGGCCGATTTTCTGGGTTGCGATGGTGATGAAATTGTCTTCGGTGCAAATATGACCTCGCTCACTTTTCGCTTTAGTCGGGCGATCGCCAGAGAACTAAAGGCGGGCGATGAAATTGTTGTGACGCGATTAGACCATGATGCTAATGTTGCGCCGTGGATGGCATTGGAGGAAAAAGAGGTTGTGGTGCGAATGGTGGATATCAACCCGAGTGATTGCACCTTGGATATGGCAGATCTTGAAAAGAAGGTGGGCGATCGCACAAAGTTAATCGCGGTGGTCTATGCCTCTAACGCCAGTGGCTCGGTTAATAATATTCCGGCGATCGTTCGTTTAGCTCATCAGGTAGGGGCTTGGGTATTTGTTGATGCAGTGCATTATGCTCCCCATGGTTCGATCGATGTGCGGGCAATGGACTGCGATTTTCTTGTTTGTTCTGCCTACAAATTTTTTGGCCCCCATGTCGGTATTCTCTACGGCAAACGGAAACATTTGGCACGTTTGCGTCCCTACAAAGTTCGACCTGCGGCGGATGTCGTTCCCTCTCGCTGGGAAACTGGCACACTGAATTTTGAGGGGTTGGCTGGAGTCATCGGCACAATTGACTATCTGACTGAGTTGGGTCGTCGGGTATCATCTGCCCGTGGCGATCGCCATGCGCTTTTAGTTGCGGCTCTAGATGCGACTCGCCAATACGAACGAAAACTTTGCGAGCATTTAGTGATGGGATTGTTGCAGATATCGGGGGTCACCATCTATGGCATTACGGAACTGGTACATTTTGATTGGCGTGTCCCCACTGTTTCAATTCATCTGCAAGGATATACGCCCTATGAACTGGCTAAAGCATTAGGCGATCGCGATATTTTCACTTGGCACGGTAATGTTTATGCTCTCAATCTCACTGAGCGGTTGGGTATTGAATCAAAGGGTGGTTTTTTGCGGATTGGTTTAGTTCACTACAACACATTGGCAGAGATAGATCGGCTATTGGCAACTCTCCAGGCGATCGCCCCAAAGTTATCCCTCATCATTCCTGCACTGTTATAA
- a CDS encoding NAD-dependent epimerase/dehydratase family protein — protein sequence MTKVESILITGANGQIGSDLAIALHDYHGVKKVIETGRRLPSNSGANRQSYRILDVTDIWRLQELVEQDHIDTIYHLAGVLSATGEMQPYRCWQVNIEGLRNVLEVAKAHQVKVFWPSSIAVFGANTPKINTPQIVIEDPSTMYGITKSTGEMLCHYYADRFGVDVRSLRLPGIISHRTLPGGGTTDFAVEIFYDALKFGNYSCFVRPDTRLPMMYMPDAIAAILGLMDAKSDSITVRSSYNIAAVSFSAAELVAEIQKHLPDFSCDYAPDFRQAIADSWPMVIDDSQARQDWGWQHHYDLSAIVTDMLQQLSRKGIGN from the coding sequence TTGACTAAAGTAGAAAGTATTTTAATTACCGGTGCTAATGGTCAGATTGGAAGTGATTTAGCGATCGCCCTGCATGACTATCATGGCGTGAAAAAAGTAATTGAAACTGGCCGCCGACTCCCCTCTAACTCAGGCGCAAATCGCCAGTCGTATCGGATTCTGGACGTCACAGATATATGGCGACTGCAAGAACTTGTAGAGCAAGATCATATTGATACCATCTATCATCTCGCAGGGGTGTTGTCGGCAACGGGGGAAATGCAACCTTATCGTTGCTGGCAGGTAAACATCGAGGGTCTCAGAAATGTTCTGGAAGTGGCGAAAGCGCACCAAGTGAAAGTGTTTTGGCCAAGTTCGATTGCTGTGTTTGGGGCGAATACTCCCAAGATTAATACTCCCCAAATCGTGATCGAAGATCCTTCCACCATGTATGGCATTACAAAATCTACAGGGGAAATGCTTTGCCACTATTACGCTGATCGATTTGGCGTGGATGTACGCAGTCTGCGTCTACCCGGCATCATTAGCCATCGCACTTTGCCCGGAGGCGGCACGACGGATTTTGCAGTAGAAATCTTTTACGATGCACTCAAATTTGGCAATTACAGTTGTTTTGTCCGCCCTGATACTCGCTTACCAATGATGTATATGCCGGATGCGATCGCCGCTATTTTGGGTCTGATGGATGCGAAATCTGATTCGATTACCGTTCGCTCTAGCTATAACATTGCCGCTGTCAGTTTTTCCGCCGCAGAACTCGTTGCAGAGATTCAAAAGCATTTGCCTGATTTTAGTTGTGATTATGCTCCCGATTTCCGGCAGGCGATCGCCGATTCTTGGCCAATGGTAATTGATGATTCCCAAGCGCGGCAGGATTGGGGGTGGCAACATCATTATGATTTGTCGGCAATTGTGACAGATATGCTCCAGCAACTGTCTCGCAAAGGTATTGGCAATTAG
- the kbl gene encoding glycine C-acetyltransferase, with translation MMKTASPVFQSILAEIRQSGLHKEERILISPQGTDISVSTGLDVINFCANNYLGLCNSPELVAIAQEGLAKYGFGLSSVRFICGTQTIHKELEAKISQFLGTEDTILYGSCFDANGGLFETLLDDDCAVFSDALNHASIIDGLRLCKAKCYRYNHSDMADLEQALQQTQSAKIRLIATDGVFSMDGEIAKLKQICDLGDRYDALVMVDDSHATGFFGATGRGSIEYCGVMGRVDIITSTLGKALGGASGGFTSGRQVIIDLLRQRSRPYLFSNSLAPVIVYTSLKALEIIEQNRELGDRLAENTHYFRQRLTDLGFDIKPGIHPIVPIMLYEAQLAKDMSRDLLEEGIYAIGFSYPVVPKGQARIRLQISAAHTRKHLDRCIDALARIGRKYGVISDKIPVLAEHTSRGG, from the coding sequence ATGATGAAAACAGCTTCCCCCGTCTTTCAGTCAATTTTGGCAGAGATTCGCCAGTCCGGTCTGCATAAAGAAGAACGCATTCTTATATCGCCTCAGGGAACCGATATTTCTGTGAGCACAGGGCTAGACGTGATTAACTTTTGTGCAAATAACTATTTAGGGTTGTGCAATAGTCCAGAGCTGGTGGCGATCGCCCAGGAAGGTCTTGCTAAATATGGTTTTGGTCTGTCTTCGGTGCGATTTATCTGCGGTACTCAAACTATCCATAAAGAGTTAGAAGCGAAGATTTCACAGTTTCTCGGCACAGAAGATACCATTCTCTATGGGTCTTGTTTTGATGCCAATGGTGGCTTGTTTGAAACGCTTTTAGATGATGACTGTGCGGTATTTAGTGATGCTCTTAACCATGCCAGCATTATTGATGGATTACGGTTATGCAAAGCGAAATGTTATCGCTATAACCACAGTGATATGGCGGATTTGGAGCAGGCTCTACAGCAAACTCAGTCTGCCAAAATTCGATTAATTGCCACCGATGGTGTCTTTAGCATGGATGGGGAGATCGCCAAGTTAAAGCAAATCTGCGATTTAGGCGATCGCTATGATGCTTTAGTGATGGTCGATGATAGTCACGCCACTGGTTTTTTCGGTGCAACAGGTCGAGGCTCTATCGAATACTGCGGTGTAATGGGTCGAGTCGATATTATTACCAGCACGCTGGGTAAAGCTTTGGGCGGAGCTTCGGGGGGCTTCACTTCCGGTCGCCAAGTCATTATTGATTTATTGCGTCAGCGATCGCGCCCTTATTTATTTTCCAATAGTCTGGCTCCAGTCATTGTTTACACGAGTCTCAAAGCGTTAGAGATAATTGAGCAGAATCGAGAGTTAGGCGATCGCCTTGCTGAGAATACCCACTATTTTCGCCAGAGGCTAACGGATTTGGGTTTTGATATTAAACCTGGTATCCATCCGATTGTGCCGATTATGCTTTACGAGGCTCAACTGGCCAAAGATATGTCCCGCGATTTGCTGGAAGAGGGGATTTATGCCATTGGTTTTAGCTATCCGGTTGTGCCCAAAGGTCAGGCTCGCATTCGTCTACAGATTTCCGCTGCCCATACCCGCAAACATCTCGATCGTTGCATTGATGCATTAGCTCGAATTGGCAGAAAGTATGGTGTTATCTCAGATAAAATTCCTGTCCTAGCCGAGCACACGAGTCGAGGAGGTTGA
- a CDS encoding threonine ammonia-lyase has product MTVTLQDIRKAAEIIHERVSNTPCRQSRSLSELVGTEVVLKFENLQFTGSFKERGALVKLLSLNAAQREKGIVAMSAGNHAQAVAYQSKQLGIPATIVMPKFTPNIKVERTRAFGAEVIFHGDTLDDSIMLGQKLAHEQGLQTVHPYDDERIIAGQGTITLEMLTVYPELDVLLVPVGGGGLIGGNAIAAKSIKPEIKIIGVQTQRFPSMFRALQGELAVCGSSTIAEGIAVKSPGQLTLPIAREWVNEILLVSEAEIENAVRFLLEREKTVVEGAGAVGVAALMKYGDRFSDQSVGIILSGGNIDLPILSRIVQRGLVRSGRLVRLDVDVKDLPGGLAGVSQCIGDAGANIIEVQHQRAFTSLPLQSVNIQFVLQTRGTEHLQQIIAALLEQGYPIHTSQQVD; this is encoded by the coding sequence ATGACTGTCACGCTTCAGGATATTCGCAAGGCTGCTGAGATTATTCATGAACGAGTATCAAATACGCCCTGTCGTCAGTCGCGATCGCTATCGGAACTGGTTGGCACAGAAGTTGTACTGAAATTTGAAAATCTGCAATTTACTGGCTCATTTAAAGAGCGTGGTGCTTTGGTGAAATTGCTGTCTTTAAATGCAGCACAACGAGAAAAAGGCATTGTGGCAATGTCTGCGGGCAACCATGCTCAGGCTGTGGCTTATCAATCGAAACAGCTTGGTATTCCAGCAACGATTGTGATGCCAAAATTCACTCCCAATATCAAAGTGGAGCGTACCCGTGCGTTTGGAGCTGAGGTGATCTTTCATGGGGATACCCTAGACGATTCGATTATGCTCGGACAAAAACTAGCCCATGAGCAGGGATTGCAGACGGTTCATCCCTACGATGACGAGCGCATTATTGCGGGACAGGGAACGATCACCCTTGAAATGTTGACCGTTTACCCTGAGCTGGATGTGCTCCTTGTGCCAGTGGGTGGTGGTGGTTTGATTGGTGGGAATGCGATCGCCGCAAAAAGTATAAAACCTGAGATCAAAATTATCGGCGTACAAACCCAGCGATTTCCTTCGATGTTCCGAGCTTTGCAAGGAGAGTTGGCAGTTTGCGGTAGTTCAACAATTGCGGAAGGCATTGCCGTAAAATCTCCTGGTCAATTGACGTTACCGATTGCGAGGGAATGGGTGAATGAGATTTTATTGGTGTCGGAAGCTGAGATTGAAAATGCCGTACGGTTTTTGTTAGAGCGAGAAAAAACGGTTGTCGAGGGAGCCGGAGCCGTTGGGGTTGCAGCCTTAATGAAATATGGCGATCGCTTTTCTGATCAGTCAGTGGGAATCATTCTGAGTGGTGGAAATATCGACTTACCGATTTTGTCCCGCATTGTGCAGCGGGGATTGGTGCGTTCCGGTCGATTGGTTCGGCTGGATGTAGATGTCAAAGATCTGCCGGGAGGATTGGCCGGAGTATCCCAATGTATTGGTGATGCTGGCGCGAATATTATCGAAGTACAGCATCAGCGGGCATTTACTAGCTTGCCGCTTCAATCAGTCAATATTCAGTTTGTGTTGCAAACGCGAGGAACGGAACACCTCCAGCAAATTATTGCCGCGCTTTTGGAACAAGGTTATCCAATTCATACTTCCCAACAAGTTGACTGA
- a CDS encoding DUF86 domain-containing protein has translation MNRDQEILLDAIEACNLILQFSQGYNYTNFEEDKKTQSSVLYQIAILGETTNRFSTKFIAENPQIPFHAIRGMRNRVIHEYKEVDSSILWEVIRIDIPNLLSSLQRIKF, from the coding sequence ATGAATCGAGACCAAGAGATATTGCTAGATGCAATAGAAGCGTGTAATCTCATTTTGCAATTTAGCCAAGGCTACAACTATACAAACTTTGAGGAAGATAAAAAGACACAATCGTCAGTTCTATATCAGATAGCGATTTTAGGAGAAACAACAAATCGCTTTTCTACAAAATTCATTGCGGAAAACCCTCAAATACCATTCCATGCAATTCGCGGCATGCGAAATCGCGTCATTCATGAATACAAAGAAGTAGACTCTTCAATTTTGTGGGAAGTAATTCGGATCGATATTCCAAACTTATTAAGCTCATTGCAAAGGATTAAATTTTAG
- a CDS encoding nucleotidyltransferase family protein gives MVSTDEVVVLNPTVKIPSRALEEICQRWKITELSCFGSVLRDDFRIDSDIDLLVSFAADAKITFFNLDTIEQEFSELFGDRPIDIVTRHSIENSHNPIRRRNILEHSQVLYNR, from the coding sequence ATGGTTTCGACAGATGAGGTTGTCGTATTAAACCCAACAGTTAAAATCCCAAGCCGCGCTTTAGAAGAGATTTGTCAACGTTGGAAAATTACTGAGCTATCCTGTTTTGGTTCTGTACTGCGGGATGATTTTCGAATAGATAGTGATATTGATTTGTTGGTTAGTTTTGCCGCAGATGCCAAGATTACTTTTTTCAATCTCGATACCATCGAACAAGAATTTAGCGAGCTTTTTGGCGATCGCCCCATAGACATTGTGACCCGCCATTCCATCGAAAACAGTCATAATCCAATCCGCCGCCGCAATATTCTTGAACACAGCCAGGTTTTATACAATCGATGA
- a CDS encoding peptide ligase PGM1-related protein has product MPSASDDFQSFAALQHQLKKCWQDDEELETGNQDILVIPSFSIDQQVGQNVPGFLHYEERLLFSLIRLRNPLTRLIYVTAQPLAPLIIDYYLQLLSGIPFSHARDRLLLITTYDTSYKPLTKKILDRPRLVAKIRRALRPNQSFMVCYNATELEKELSEKLQVPLFAASPDVSHWGSKSGSRQAFELAEIPFPDGSHLVKTVPDLVEVTASLWHRKPELQRIVIKLNEGFSGEGNAVLDLRPLPPVSTLTERQTLIAKALPEMNFQAATETWEHFASRIPELGAIAEAFIEGETKRSPSVQGLILPSGKVEILSTHDQILGGQDGQIYLGCTFPAAAEYRLQLQILGLKVGEILAAKGAMERFGVDFIATQQPDKSWDLQAIEINLRKGGTTHPLMTLKLLTNGEYDYQSGLFFTPQGQEKYYIASDNLQKNQYQGLLPSDLMDIIAAHGLHFDSSTKTGTVFHLMGTLSQHGKLGLTSIGNSLAEAEAHYQRVEEVLDLETSGYYATSSHLPLTW; this is encoded by the coding sequence GTGCCGAGTGCTTCCGATGATTTCCAATCCTTCGCCGCATTGCAGCATCAGCTGAAAAAATGTTGGCAAGATGACGAAGAGCTAGAAACGGGTAACCAAGATATTTTAGTGATTCCGTCCTTTAGTATCGACCAGCAGGTTGGTCAGAACGTGCCAGGTTTCTTGCACTACGAGGAACGTTTACTCTTCTCTCTCATTCGGCTGCGTAATCCCCTCACTCGGCTCATCTATGTCACCGCGCAGCCCCTCGCCCCTCTGATCATTGATTACTATCTCCAACTTTTATCGGGAATTCCGTTTTCCCATGCCCGCGATCGCCTGCTGCTGATTACCACCTACGACACCTCTTACAAGCCACTAACAAAAAAAATTCTGGATCGACCCCGCCTCGTCGCTAAAATCCGACGGGCACTGCGTCCCAATCAGTCATTTATGGTGTGTTATAACGCCACTGAGTTAGAAAAAGAACTCTCGGAAAAGCTCCAAGTGCCACTCTTTGCAGCTAGTCCAGACGTGAGTCACTGGGGTTCAAAAAGTGGTAGTCGTCAAGCTTTTGAGTTGGCAGAAATTCCATTCCCTGATGGTAGTCATCTCGTGAAAACAGTCCCAGATTTAGTTGAAGTCACAGCGTCGCTATGGCATCGAAAGCCGGAACTTCAGAGGATTGTAATTAAGCTGAATGAGGGGTTTTCCGGGGAGGGAAATGCAGTGCTTGATCTGCGCCCATTGCCTCCCGTTTCAACCCTGACTGAACGGCAAACATTAATTGCGAAAGCTTTACCGGAAATGAATTTCCAAGCAGCAACGGAAACTTGGGAACATTTTGCTTCACGAATTCCAGAACTTGGGGCGATCGCCGAAGCATTTATCGAAGGGGAAACCAAGCGATCACCGAGTGTGCAAGGGTTGATTTTGCCGAGTGGAAAGGTCGAAATTCTCTCTACCCATGATCAAATTTTAGGTGGGCAGGATGGTCAAATTTACTTGGGATGTACCTTCCCTGCTGCGGCAGAATATCGTCTCCAGTTACAAATCCTCGGTTTAAAGGTCGGTGAAATTCTGGCAGCAAAGGGTGCAATGGAGCGCTTTGGTGTTGACTTTATCGCGACCCAACAGCCAGACAAATCCTGGGATCTCCAAGCAATTGAAATTAACCTCCGTAAAGGAGGAACAACCCATCCTCTGATGACCCTCAAGTTATTGACTAATGGTGAGTATGATTATCAATCAGGCTTATTTTTTACACCGCAAGGACAAGAAAAATACTACATTGCCTCTGATAATCTCCAGAAAAACCAATACCAAGGACTTTTGCCCAGTGATTTGATGGATATCATTGCGGCGCACGGCTTACATTTCGATAGCAGCACGAAAACAGGTACTGTATTTCATTTGATGGGAACCCTATCCCAACACGGCAAACTTGGCCTCACCAGTATTGGGAATTCACTGGCCGAAGCGGAAGCCCATTACCAACGTGTTGAAGAGGTGCTCGATCTAGAAACTTCTGGTTATTATGCAACCTCTAGCCATTTGCCTTTAACTTGGTAG
- a CDS encoding pentapeptide repeat-containing protein has product MAKPPKPIPEKLTEKTAFEIYQQRLKHGIEENSDADWQQAIEYLQKHRFKVRLWQLKQYVITFAFQTERRLEDLAALLYKMAIFEILDFAGKAAIIIAVYSYFAGAEDRQKQSNYQAWQVINSAVGQVHGGGRTDALEDLNENNVSLLGINLQNAHIPGVNLKEAYLVNANLKDADLSWANLERTLLWDANLEGADLVKANLQEAGLVNANLEKANLMLASLEEAYLMSANLEKTDFISANLEGANFTEANLKGARLTGVNLKRVNFTKANLKGVRLVSINLDEADFTKANLSEIQFLGGISDFQKLTLEQLEQSCFWDNGITVWDEQTKKRISLGVAVIEKAMNESPYNVAACTEYWDERKTRETELKQ; this is encoded by the coding sequence ATGGCAAAACCACCAAAACCTATTCCTGAAAAGTTAACTGAAAAGACGGCATTTGAGATTTATCAGCAACGTTTAAAGCATGGTATCGAAGAGAATTCGGATGCAGATTGGCAGCAAGCAATAGAGTATTTACAGAAGCATCGTTTCAAAGTGCGCTTGTGGCAATTAAAACAATATGTGATTACCTTCGCTTTTCAGACAGAAAGAAGACTGGAAGACTTAGCTGCGCTACTTTATAAAATGGCAATTTTTGAGATCCTAGATTTCGCAGGGAAAGCAGCCATAATTATTGCTGTTTACAGCTATTTTGCAGGAGCAGAAGATCGACAGAAACAATCAAATTATCAGGCTTGGCAAGTTATTAATTCAGCGGTTGGACAAGTTCATGGTGGTGGTCGTACAGATGCTCTAGAGGATCTAAATGAAAATAATGTGTCATTACTTGGGATCAATCTCCAAAATGCTCATATTCCAGGAGTCAACCTAAAAGAGGCATATCTTGTCAATGCGAACTTAAAAGACGCAGATCTTAGCTGGGCAAATCTAGAAAGAACATTGCTTTGGGATGCGAATTTAGAAGGGGCAGATCTTGTTAAGGCGAATTTACAAGAAGCAGGGCTAGTGAATGCGAATCTAGAAAAAGCAAATCTTATGCTTGCAAGTCTAGAAGAAGCATATCTTATGAGCGCAAATTTAGAGAAAACAGATTTTATAAGTGCAAATCTGGAAGGAGCAAATTTTACTGAAGCAAATCTAAAAGGAGCAAGACTTACTGGTGTAAATTTAAAAAGAGTAAATTTCACCAAAGCGAATCTAAAAGGAGTGAGGCTTGTCAGTATAAATTTAGATGAGGCAGATTTTACGAAGGCCAATCTGTCAGAGATACAATTTTTAGGAGGCATCTCTGACTTCCAAAAACTCACACTGGAACAGCTTGAACAGTCCTGCTTTTGGGACAATGGCATAACAGTTTGGGATGAACAAACAAAGAAACGTATTTCTCTTGGTGTAGCGGTTATTGAAAAAGCAATGAACGAATCCCCTTATAATGTGGCCGCTTGCACTGAGTATTGGGATGAGCGTAAAACTAGAGAAACTGAATTGAAACAGTGA
- a CDS encoding ACT domain-containing protein: MNCLICLGDRFADQSVGIILSGGNIDLPILSRIVQQGLVRSGQLVRLNVDVKDLPGRLAAVSQCIGDAGANIIEVQHQRAFTSLPLQSVNIQFVLQTRGTEHLQKIISALSKEGYAIHSSQQVDLQDSPLEILSCA, translated from the coding sequence ATGAATTGTTTGATTTGTTTGGGTGATCGCTTTGCCGATCAGTCAGTGGGAATCATTCTGAGTGGCGGAAATATTGATTTGCCGATTTTGTCTCGCATTGTGCAGCAAGGATTAGTGCGTTCTGGCCAATTAGTCCGGCTAAATGTCGATGTAAAGGATTTGCCCGGAAGATTAGCCGCAGTCTCTCAATGTATTGGTGATGCCGGTGCGAATATTATCGAAGTTCAACATCAGCGAGCTTTTACCAGTTTGCCGCTTCAGTCTGTCAATATTCAGTTTGTGTTGCAGACGCGGGGAACGGAACACCTCCAGAAAATTATTTCTGCGCTTTCTAAAGAAGGTTATGCGATTCACTCTTCCCAGCAAGTAGACTTACAAGATTCTCCACTAGAGATTCTGAGTTGTGCTTGA
- a CDS encoding isopentenyl transferase family protein → MNRVAVFGNTGGGKSTLSRQIAAVTGLPLHVLDKVQFKSGGIPVSPEEFTQAHQRILDSERWVIDGFGNPKLLWQRLDIADTLVYIDLPIYIHFWWVTKRFITGYIHPPKGWPENSPLWKSSMNSYKTLYLCEKYLTPKYREYVEKSKTTKNVYHLRSPKEITQFVKSLS, encoded by the coding sequence ATGAACAGAGTTGCAGTTTTTGGTAATACTGGCGGCGGAAAATCAACTCTTAGCAGACAGATCGCCGCAGTCACAGGTTTACCATTACATGTCTTAGATAAAGTTCAATTTAAATCGGGTGGAATCCCCGTCTCTCCTGAAGAATTCACACAAGCTCATCAAAGAATTCTAGATAGTGAAAGATGGGTTATTGATGGCTTCGGCAATCCAAAATTGCTGTGGCAACGACTGGATATTGCCGATACTCTCGTTTATATCGACTTGCCGATCTATATACATTTTTGGTGGGTAACCAAGCGATTTATCACGGGTTATATTCATCCCCCTAAAGGTTGGCCAGAGAATAGTCCCCTTTGGAAAAGTTCGATGAATAGCTACAAAACTCTTTATCTCTGCGAAAAGTACCTCACTCCGAAATATCGAGAGTATGTAGAGAAATCAAAGACAACTAAAAATGTCTACCATCTGCGATCGCCCAAAGAAATCACTCAATTCGTAAAATCACTGAGTTGA
- a CDS encoding helix-turn-helix transcriptional regulator: MNSPSSEPDQGNFFFHSSDETQSWQNIQLAHMRHPAGECDSTAPNDHILCMSLAPRPVHLLQKQDDKTYTGMYGKGDMVITPAQSRFFARWETDDHLLQIRLSDQFLRTVATESLNTDPDRISLITEFRTRNTQVEAIAMMLLTELEQNQPTSQLYIDSLANIFTVNLLRQYTTKKPKIKTYEGGLPPHQLSQILDYIDSSLEQDIKLTDLAQLLDMSQFHFGRLFKQSIGLSPYQYLIQQRVERAKRLLKNTDYLITDIALECGFNSHSHLTNKFRKMTGMTPKAFRVH, translated from the coding sequence ATGAATAGTCCTTCTTCCGAGCCAGACCAAGGCAATTTTTTCTTCCATTCATCCGACGAAACCCAGAGCTGGCAAAACATCCAGCTTGCCCATATGCGCCATCCCGCCGGGGAATGTGACTCGACCGCGCCAAATGATCACATCCTCTGTATGTCGTTAGCGCCCCGCCCTGTGCATCTATTGCAAAAACAAGACGACAAAACTTATACAGGGATGTATGGCAAAGGGGACATGGTTATCACCCCAGCCCAATCCCGTTTTTTTGCCCGCTGGGAAACCGACGATCATCTTTTGCAAATTCGTCTCAGCGATCAATTTTTACGCACCGTCGCCACAGAAAGTCTCAACACCGATCCTGATCGCATTTCCCTCATCACAGAATTTCGCACACGCAATACTCAAGTCGAGGCGATCGCCATGATGTTGCTAACTGAATTAGAGCAAAATCAACCCACTAGTCAGCTATATATTGACTCCCTCGCCAATATTTTTACCGTCAATTTACTGCGTCAATACACAACGAAAAAGCCAAAAATCAAAACCTATGAAGGCGGTTTGCCTCCACATCAACTGAGCCAAATTTTGGACTATATCGACAGCTCACTAGAACAGGATATTAAGCTCACTGACCTTGCTCAACTATTAGATATGAGCCAATTTCATTTTGGCCGCCTGTTTAAACAATCTATCGGTCTATCTCCCTATCAATATCTCATTCAGCAGCGAGTCGAACGGGCAAAAAGACTTTTAAAAAATACCGATTATTTAATTACAGATATTGCCCTAGAGTGCGGTTTTAATAGCCATAGTCATTTAACGAATAAATTCCGCAAAATGACCGGAATGACCCCAAAAGCTTTTCGAGTGCACTAA